Proteins encoded together in one Benincasa hispida cultivar B227 chromosome 1, ASM972705v1, whole genome shotgun sequence window:
- the LOC120071187 gene encoding DNA repair protein RAD51 homolog 3 isoform X2, with the protein MEVGRLPISATLRGKLISSGYTTLSSLASVSPSDLARELEISNNEAFEVLKFASHGSGLDRSDGSGAIVNGAETAWDMLHKEQFISRITTSCADLDNLLGGGVNSSEVTEIGGVPGIGKTQLGIQLAVNVQIPGAFGGVGGKAVYIEGSFMVERALQIAEACIEDMSDYSILLKKNAIPHQIQMEPKDILKNIYYFRVCSYTEQIALINYLDKFITEHKDVKVVIVDSVTFHFRQNFDDLALRTRLLSEMALKLMKLAKKFSLAVVLFNQVTTKFAEGSFQLTLALGDSWSHSCTNRIILYWNSDERYAYLEKSPSLRSASAPYSVTFRGIRNSTSSNKRTKMM; encoded by the exons ATGGAGGTCGGGAGGTTACCGATCTCCGCCACGCTGCGTGGTAAACTGATTTCATCAGGCTATACTACTCTCTCCTCTCTCGCTTCCGTCTCTCCTTCCGACCTTGCTCGAG AACTGGAAATCTCGAACAATGAAGCTTTTGAAGTTCTCAAGTTTGCGTCACATGGTAGTGGGCTGGACAGGTCAGACGGGAGTGGTGCTATTGTTAATG GTGCGGAGACAGCTTGGGACATGCTCCACAAAGAGCAGTTCATTTCACGTATTACCACATCTTGTGCAGATTTAGATAACCTTCTTGGTGGAGGAGTTAATAGCAGTGAAGTTACGGAAATCG GTGGAGTACCGGGCATAGGTAAAACACAGCTTGG GATTCAACTTGCTGTAAATGTCCAAATTCCAGGCGCATTTGGTGGCGTAGGTGGAAAAGCAGTTTATATAG AAGGGAGCTTTATGGTGGAGCGTGCTTTGCAGATTGCTGAAGCATGTATAGAAGATATGTCAGACTACAGTATCTTACTAAAGAAGAATGCAATACCGCATCAAATTCAAATGGAACCAAAAGATATCttgaaaaacatatattattttCGTGTCTGCAGCTATACAGAGCAAATTGCTTTAATAAATTATCTGGACAAGTTCATTACTGAGCACAAAGAT GTTAAGGTTGTCATAGTTGATAGTGTGACATTCCATTTCCGCCAAAATTTTGATGACTTGGCCCTCCGGACACGGTTGCTCAGTGAAATGGCCCTTAAGTTGATGAAGCTGGCCAAGAAGTTTAGTTTGGCT GTCGTTCTATTTAATCAGGTGACAACTAAGTTCGCTGAAGGTTCATTTCAATTAACTCTTGCTTTGG GTGATAGCTGGTCACACTCTTGCACGAATCGGATCATTTTATATTGGAACAGCGATGAAAGATACGCATATCTTGAGAAGTCGCCCTCTCTTCGATCTGCATCAGCACCTTATTCTGTGACTTTTAGAGGCATCAGAAATTCTACATCAAGTAATAAGAGAACCAAAATGATGTAA
- the LOC120086621 gene encoding 3-phosphoshikimate 1-carboxyvinyltransferase 2: protein MAQVSKICSGVRTPQFLHEIPKSQKPNSVNLFSVSSPFVGASNFRGLKYGDETRGNSAGGRVTAVGPLKVSASAVTTEKPSTAPEIVLQPIKEISGTIHLPGSKSLSNRILLLAALSEGTTVVDNLLSSDDIHYMLGALKTLGLNVEEDGANKRAIVGGSGGLFPVAKESRDEEVQLFLGNAGTAMRPLAAAVTAAGGNLRYVLDGVPRMRERPIGDLVDGLKQLGADVDCFLGTNCPPVRVVGKGGLPGGKVKLSGSISSQYLTALLMAAPLALGDVEVKIIDKLISVPYVEMTLKLMERFGVSVEHNDSWDQFLVRGGQKYKSPGHAYVEGDASSASYFLAGAAVTGGTVTVEGCGTSSLQGDVKFAEVLEKMGAKVTWTENSVTVTGPPRDSPRSKHLKAIDVNMNKMPDVAMTLAVVALYADGPTAIRDVASWRVKETERMIAICTELRKLGATVEEGPDYCIITPPEKLNVTAIDTYDDHRMAMAFSLAACKDVPVTIKDPGCTRKTFPDYFEVLQQFVKS, encoded by the exons ATGGCCCAAGTGAGCAAAATCTGCAGTGGCGTCCGAACCCCTcaatttcttcatgaaattcCCAAATCTCAGAAACCCAACTCCGTAAATTTGTTTTCGGTGAGCTCACCATTTGTGGGAGCTTCGAATTTTCGGGGTTTGAAATATGGCGATGAAACGAGGGGAAATTCTGCAGGTGGTAGAGTAACCGCAGTCGGTCCTCTTAAGGTTTCAGCTTCCGCCGTCACGACGGAGAAGCCATCGACGGCGCCGGAGATTGTGTTGCAACCCATTAAGGAGATCTCCGGGACCATCCATTTGCCTGGCTCTAAATCCCTTTCTAATCGGATTCTACTTCTCGCTGCTCTCTCCGAG GGGACAACGGTGGTTGACAATTTGTTGAGTAGTGATGATATCCACTATATGCTTGGTGCATTGAAAACACTTGGGCTGAACGTTGAAGAGGATGGTGCAAACAAACGAGCCATTGTTGGAGGCTCTGGTGGTCTCTTCCCAGTGGCCAAAGAATCAAGAGATGAAGAAGTTCAACTTTTCCTTGGAAATGCTGGAACAGCGATGCGTCCCTTGGCAGCTGCAGTTACTGCTGCTGGTGGAAACTTAAG ATATGTTCTTGATGGAGTACCCAGAATGAGAGAGAGACCGATTGGAGATTTGGTTGATGGTCTCAAGCAGCTTGGTGCAGATGTTGATTGTTTCCTAGGCACTAACTGCCCTCCAGTCCGCGTAGTTGGAAAAGGAGGCCTTCCAGGGGGGAAG GTAAAACTCTCTGGTTCAATTAGCAGTCAATACTTAACTGCCTTGCTGATGGCAGCTCCTCTGGCTTTAGGAGATGTTGAAGTCAAGATAATTGATAAACTAATTTCTGTTCCTTATGTTGAGATGACTTTGAAACTGATGGAACGTTTTGGGGTCTCAGTGGAACACAATGATAGCtgggatcaattcttggtgcgTGGGGGCCAAAAATACAA GTCTCCTGGACATGCTTATGTCGAAGGTGATGCTTCAAGTGCAAGTTACTTCCTTGCTGGTGCGGCCGTCACTGGTGGGACAGTTACTGTTGAAGGTTGTGGCACCAGTAGTTTACAG GGGGATGTAAAGTTTGCTGAAGTTCTTGAGAAGATGGGAGCCAAAGTAACCTGGACAGAGAACAGTGTCACCGTCACTGGACCCCCACGGGACTCTCCGAGGAGCAAACATCTGAAAGCCATTGATGTCAACATGAACAAAATGCCTGATGTTGCTATGACACTCGCCGTAGTTGCATTATATGCTGATGGTCCAACTGCCATTAGAGATG TTGCAAGTTGGAGAGTAAAGGAGACCGAACGTATGATTGCCATTTGCACAGAGCTCCGAAAG CTTGGAGCGACGGTTGAAGAAGGTCCAGATTATTGTATAATCACTCCACCAGAGAAACTAAACGTGACGGCCATAGACACATACGACGATCACAGAATGGCCATGGCATTCTCCCTTGCTGCCTGCAAAGATGTTCCAGTTACCATTAAGGATCCTGGGTGCACCCGAAAAACGTTCCCCGACTACTTCGAAGTGCTTCAGCAATTCGTCAAGAGCTGA
- the LOC120071187 gene encoding DNA repair protein RAD51 homolog 3 isoform X1, translated as MEVGRLPISATLRGKLISSGYTTLSSLASVSPSDLARELEISNNEAFEVLKFASHGSGLDRSDGSGAIVNGAETAWDMLHKEQFISRITTSCADLDNLLGGGVNSSEVTEIGGVPGIGKTQLGIQLAVNVQIPGAFGGVGGKAVYIDTEGSFMVERALQIAEACIEDMSDYSILLKKNAIPHQIQMEPKDILKNIYYFRVCSYTEQIALINYLDKFITEHKDVKVVIVDSVTFHFRQNFDDLALRTRLLSEMALKLMKLAKKFSLAVVLFNQVTTKFAEGSFQLTLALGDSWSHSCTNRIILYWNSDERYAYLEKSPSLRSASAPYSVTFRGIRNSTSSNKRTKMM; from the exons ATGGAGGTCGGGAGGTTACCGATCTCCGCCACGCTGCGTGGTAAACTGATTTCATCAGGCTATACTACTCTCTCCTCTCTCGCTTCCGTCTCTCCTTCCGACCTTGCTCGAG AACTGGAAATCTCGAACAATGAAGCTTTTGAAGTTCTCAAGTTTGCGTCACATGGTAGTGGGCTGGACAGGTCAGACGGGAGTGGTGCTATTGTTAATG GTGCGGAGACAGCTTGGGACATGCTCCACAAAGAGCAGTTCATTTCACGTATTACCACATCTTGTGCAGATTTAGATAACCTTCTTGGTGGAGGAGTTAATAGCAGTGAAGTTACGGAAATCG GTGGAGTACCGGGCATAGGTAAAACACAGCTTGG GATTCAACTTGCTGTAAATGTCCAAATTCCAGGCGCATTTGGTGGCGTAGGTGGAAAAGCAGTTTATATAG ATACAGAAGGGAGCTTTATGGTGGAGCGTGCTTTGCAGATTGCTGAAGCATGTATAGAAGATATGTCAGACTACAGTATCTTACTAAAGAAGAATGCAATACCGCATCAAATTCAAATGGAACCAAAAGATATCttgaaaaacatatattattttCGTGTCTGCAGCTATACAGAGCAAATTGCTTTAATAAATTATCTGGACAAGTTCATTACTGAGCACAAAGAT GTTAAGGTTGTCATAGTTGATAGTGTGACATTCCATTTCCGCCAAAATTTTGATGACTTGGCCCTCCGGACACGGTTGCTCAGTGAAATGGCCCTTAAGTTGATGAAGCTGGCCAAGAAGTTTAGTTTGGCT GTCGTTCTATTTAATCAGGTGACAACTAAGTTCGCTGAAGGTTCATTTCAATTAACTCTTGCTTTGG GTGATAGCTGGTCACACTCTTGCACGAATCGGATCATTTTATATTGGAACAGCGATGAAAGATACGCATATCTTGAGAAGTCGCCCTCTCTTCGATCTGCATCAGCACCTTATTCTGTGACTTTTAGAGGCATCAGAAATTCTACATCAAGTAATAAGAGAACCAAAATGATGTAA
- the LOC120080888 gene encoding transketolase, chloroplastic, translated as MASTSSLTLSQALLSREISRHGSNSSSDRVPLSIPTFSGLKSTKPPRLAGSAHRPRATHFRRQIVRAAVAETLGTTAETALVEKSINTIRFLAIDAVEKANSGHPGLPMGCAPMGHILYDEVMKYNPKNPYWFNRDRFILSAGHGCMLQYALLHLAGYDSVREEDLKSFRQWGSRTPGHPENFETPGVEVTTGPLGQGIANAVGLALAEKHLAARFNKPDSEIVDHYTYVILGDGCQMEGIANEACSLAGHWGLGKLIALYDDNHISIDGDTEIAFTESVDTRFEGLGWHVIWVKNGNTGYDDIRAAIQEAKAVKDKPTMIKVTTTIGFGSPNKANSYSVHGSALGAKEVEATRSNLGWPYEPFHVPEDVQKHWSRHIPQGADFEAEWNAKFAEYEKKYPEEAAELKSIITGELPAGWEDALPKYTPESPGDATRNLSQQCLNALAKVLPGFLGGSADLASSNMTLLKMYGDFQKNTPEERNVRFGVREHGMGAICNGIALHSPGFIPYCATFFVFTDYMRAAMRISALSEAGVIYVMTHDSIGLGEDGPTHQPIEHLASFRAMPNILMFRPADGNETAGAYKVAVLNRKRPSIMALSRQKLPQLPGTSIEGVEKGGYIVSDNSSGNKPDVILIGTGSELEIAFQAGEELRKEGKAVRVVSFVSWELFDEQSDAYKESVLPEAVSARVSIEAGSTFGWGKIVGSKGKAIGIDRFGASAPAGKIYKEFGITVEAVVAAARELS; from the exons ATGGCTTCCACTTCTTCTCTCACCCTTTCTCAAGCCCTCTTATCCCGCGAAATCTCTCGCCATGGCTCCAATTCCTCCTCCGACCGAGTTCCCCTCTCTATTCCAACTTTCTCCGGCCTCAAATCCACCAAACCACCGCGCCTCGCCGGCTCCGCCCACCGCCCCAGGGCCACCCACTTCCGCCGTCAGATCGTTAGAGCCGCCGTCGCCGAGACTTTGGGCACCACCGCCGAAACTGCCCTCGTTGAGAAGTCCATCAACACGATCCGATTCTTGGCCATTGATGCTGTTGAGAAAGCTAATTCCGGTCACCCTGGTTTGCCCATGGGGTGTGCGCCGATGGGTCATATTCTTTACGATGAGGTCATGAAGTATAACCCCAAAAACCCTTACTGGTTCAATCGGGACCGTTTCATTTTGTCCGCTGGACATGGTTGTATGTTGCAGTATGCTCTGCTTCATCTTGCTGGCTACGACAGTGTCAGG GAGGAAGACTTGAAGAGCTTCCGTCAATGGGGAAGCCGAACCCCTGGACATCCAGAGAACTTTGAGACTCCTGGTGTTGAGGTCACAACTG GTCCTCTTGGACAGGGAATTGCAAATGCTGTTGGTCTGGCCCTTGCTGAGAAACACTTGGCTGCTCGGTTTAACAAACCAGACAGTGAGATCGTTGACCACTACAC ATATGTTATACTGGGAGATGGCTGTCAAATGGAGGGAATTGCCAATGAGGCTTGTTCTTTGGCTGGTCACTGGGGACTAGGAAAGCTTATTGCTCTGTATGACGACAACCACATTTCAATTGATGGAGATACAGAGATTGCATTCACTGAGAGTGTCGACACTCGTTTCGAGGGTCTTGGATGGCACGTCATCTGGGTGAAGAATGGAAACACTGGCTATGATGATATCCGTGCTGCAATTCAGGAAGCTAAAGCTGTTAAGGACAAGCCTACAATGATCAAG GTGACAACAACCATTGGTTTTGGCTCTCCAAACAAAGCCAATTCATACAGTGTGCATGGTAGTGCCCTTGGTGCAAAAGAAGTTGAGGCGACTAGGAGCAACCTCGGATGGCCATATGAACCTTTCCATGTGCCAGAGGACGTTCAGAA GCACTGGAGTCGTCACATTCCTCAGGGTGCAGATTTTGAAGCAGAATGGAATGCTAAATTTGCTGAATATGAGAAGAAGTACCCAGAGGAAGCAGCTGAGTTGAAGTCTATCATCACTGGTGAACTACCTGCAGGCTGGGAAGATGCACTTCCG AAATATACACCTGAGAGTCCAGGTGATGCAACTAGAAATCTGTCTCAGCAATGCCTTAATGCCCTAGCAAAAGTTCTTCCTGGTTTCCTTGGTGGCAGTGCTGACTTGGCATCATCCAACATGACCCTTCTGAAAATGTATGGCGACTTCCAAAAGAACACTCCAGAAGAACGCAATGTTAGGTTCGGTGTTAGGGAACATGGAATGGGTGCCATATGCAATGGGATTGCCCTTCACAGCCCTGGGTTTATCCCATACTGTGCCACATTCTTTGTTTTCACTGACTACATGAGAGCTGCTATGAGGATTTCTGCCTTAAGTGAAGCTGGTGTTATTTATGTCATGACTCACGATTCGATCGGGCTTGGAGAAGATGGTCCAACCCATCAGCCAATAGAGCACCTGGCAAGCTTTAGGGCAATGCCAAACATATTGATGTTTAGGCCTGCTGATGGTAATGAGACTGCTGGTGCTTACAAAGTTGCCGTTCTAAACAGGAAGAGGCCTTCAATTATGGCTCTTTCGCGGCAAAAGTTGCCTCAACTCCCCGGAACTTCAATTGAAGGAGTCGAGAAGGGTGGATACATTGTTTCCGACAATTCTTCAGGCAACAAGCCAGATGTTATCTTGATAGGAACTGGTTCTGAATTGGAGATTGCTTTCCAAGCAGGAGAGGAACTCAGAAAGGAAGGAAAAGCTGTTAGGGTTGTTTCCTTCGTCTCTTGGGAGCTTTTTGATGAACAGTCAGATGCCTACAAGGAAAGTGTCTTGCCAGAAGCTGTATCAGCTAGAGTTAGCATTGAGGCCGGTTCAACATTCGGGTGGGGGAAGATTGTTGGAAGCAAAGGGAAGGCAATTGGTATTGATCGATTTGGCGCAAGTGCACCAGCAGGAAAAATATACAAGGAGTTCGGTATCACAGTAGAGGCTGTCGTAGCAGCAGCTCGAGAACTTAGCTAG